Proteins from one Panthera leo isolate Ple1 chromosome D1, P.leo_Ple1_pat1.1, whole genome shotgun sequence genomic window:
- the LOC122200338 gene encoding olfactory receptor 56A3-like produces the protein MTTHGNDSTRVSDFLLNCFVRSPSWQLWLSLPLSLLFLLAMGANVILLITIRLEVSLHQPMYYLLSIVSLLDIVVCLTVIPKVLAIFWFDLKSISFYAFFLQMYIMNCFLSMESCTFMVMAYDRYICHPLKYPSIITDQFVVKAAVFILARNALLTVSIPILSARLHYCGRNVIENCICANMSVSRLSCDDVTINRLLQFAGGWTLLGSDLILIFLSYTLILRAVLRLKAEGAVAKALSTCGSHFILILFFSTILLVFVLTHVVNKKVSPNVPVLLNVLHHVIPAALNPIVYGVRTQEVKQGIQRLLKKGW, from the coding sequence ATGACAACTCATGGAAATGACTCCACTAGGGTTTCAGACTTTCTCCTGAATTGTTTTGTCAGGTCCCCCAGCTGGCAGCTCTGgctgtccctgcccctcagcctccTATTCCTCCTGGCCATGGGGGCTAATGTTATTCTCCTAATCACCATCCGGCTGGAGGTCTCTCTACACCAGCCCATGTACTACCTGCTCAGTATTGTCTCCCTGCTGGACATTGTTGTCTGCCTCACTGTCATCCCCAAAGTCCTGGCCATCTTCTGGTTTGACCTCAAGTCCATCAGTTTCTATGCCTTCTTCCTCCAGATGTACATCATGAACTGCTTCCTTTCCATGGAGTCCTGCACATTCATggtcatggcctatgaccgctatatCTGCCACCCACTGAAGTACCCATCCATCATCACTGACCAATTTGTAGTCAAGGCTGCTGTCTTTATTTTGGCCAGGAATGCACTTCTTACTGTGTCCATTCCCATCCTCTCTGCCCGGCTCCATTACTGTGGGAGAAATGTCATTGAGAATTGCATCTGTGCCAATATGTCTGTCTCCAGGCTCTCCTGTGATGATGTCACCATCAATCGCCTCCTCCAGTTTGCTGGAGGCTGGACCCTGCTAGGATCCGACCTCatcctcatcttcctctcctACACACTCATACTGCGAGCGGTGCTGAGACTCAAGGCAGAGGGTGCTGTGGCCAAGGCCCTGAGCACATGTGGCTCCCACTTCATCCTTATCCTCTTCTTCAGCACCATCCTTCTGGTCTTCGTGCTCACTCATGTGGTGAATAAGAAGGTCTCACCCAATGTGCCAGTCCTGCTCAACGTCCTCCACCATGTCATCCCTGCCGCCCTCAACCCTATAGTTTATGGAGTGCGAACCCAGGAGGTCAAGCAAGGAATCCAGAGATTACTGAAGAAAGGGTGGTAA